A stretch of the Poseidonibacter antarcticus genome encodes the following:
- the hemW gene encoding radical SAM family heme chaperone HemW, whose product MLLYIHIPFCDSKCFYCAFNSYTDKTHLKQEYMKALKIQLKDELSNYVKKHNKEIETVFIGGGTPSCVKHHEYKEVFEIIKPYLIKDAEITTEANPNSASYEWLENMHKYGVNRVSFGVQSFDNTKLKFLGRSHNNKSAIKAIQNANSIGFNGINCDIIYGVQGDTLESMKEDFDQAFALPITHLSAYSLTIEEGTKFFDRSSVKIDDEELSYKIFDHIKQNNFTQYEISNFAREKKYESKHNYGYWEHKEYLGIGAGAVGYTNKQRYYPIKSIEEYIKNPFNMEFEDISDEDVKTEKILLGFRCSNGVDLSLFNENDLKKIDDLLEYDKVSVKNNRIYNKNFLLSDELALYILG is encoded by the coding sequence TTGCTTTTATATATACACATACCTTTTTGCGACAGTAAATGTTTTTACTGCGCTTTCAATTCATATACAGATAAAACACATTTAAAACAAGAGTATATGAAGGCTTTAAAAATACAATTAAAAGATGAATTAAGTAATTATGTAAAAAAACATAATAAAGAAATAGAAACAGTTTTCATAGGTGGAGGAACTCCTTCTTGTGTTAAACATCATGAGTATAAAGAAGTGTTTGAAATCATCAAACCTTATTTAATAAAAGATGCAGAAATCACAACAGAAGCCAATCCTAATTCAGCCTCGTATGAATGGTTAGAAAATATGCATAAATATGGAGTAAATAGAGTAAGTTTTGGAGTTCAAAGTTTTGATAATACAAAGCTAAAATTCTTAGGACGTTCGCATAATAATAAAAGTGCTATAAAAGCTATACAAAATGCAAATAGTATAGGTTTTAATGGTATTAATTGTGATATTATATACGGAGTCCAAGGTGATACTTTGGAAAGCATGAAAGAAGATTTTGATCAAGCTTTTGCTCTTCCTATTACACATTTAAGTGCTTATTCATTAACAATTGAGGAAGGTACAAAATTCTTTGATAGATCATCAGTTAAAATTGATGATGAAGAACTATCTTATAAAATATTTGACCATATAAAACAGAATAATTTTACTCAATATGAGATATCAAATTTTGCAAGAGAAAAAAAATATGAATCAAAACATAATTATGGATATTGGGAACATAAAGAGTATTTAGGAATTGGTGCAGGAGCTGTTGGTTATACAAATAAACAACGGTATTATCCTATTAAAAGTATTGAAGAATATATTAAAAATCCATTTAATATGGAGTTTGAAGATATAAGCGATGAAGATGTAAAAACAGAAAAAATATTACTTGGATTTAGATGTTCAAATGGTGTTGATTTATCACTATTTAATGAAAATGATTTAAAAAAGATTGATGACTTACTTGAATATGACAAAGTTAGTGTAAAGAATAATAGAATTTACAATAAAAATTTCTTATTATCTGATGAATTAGCTTTGTACATATTAGGATAA
- the prmC gene encoding peptide chain release factor N(5)-glutamine methyltransferase — protein MTIKDTVRKYSNDLKFVTHIPAKEVEILMMHLLDKNTIWLHLNYNKEFEQEKELIKLVKKRAQNYPIEYLTNKVSFYGETFIIKEGVLIPRPETELLIDNALEILKNKKQKVNVLEIGTGSGIISVMLALLVKDIKIIAVDINEKALELAKQNAIKHNVEENIEFRLSNLYENVTETNIDLVISNPPYIADDYELPKNVSYEPSNALFGGNIGDELLKNIIKDTNERNIEYLLCEMGFDQKIPLTKYLENFNTKSFTFYQDYEKFDRGFTIQFNK, from the coding sequence ATGACAATAAAAGATACAGTTAGAAAATATTCAAATGATTTAAAGTTTGTAACTCATATTCCAGCAAAAGAAGTTGAAATATTAATGATGCACTTATTAGACAAAAATACTATATGGTTACATTTGAATTATAACAAAGAGTTTGAACAAGAAAAAGAGCTTATAAAACTTGTTAAAAAAAGAGCTCAAAATTATCCAATAGAGTATTTAACAAATAAAGTTTCATTTTATGGAGAAACATTTATTATAAAAGAGGGTGTATTAATTCCTAGACCAGAAACTGAGCTATTAATTGATAATGCACTTGAAATATTAAAGAATAAAAAACAAAAAGTTAATGTTTTAGAAATAGGAACAGGCTCAGGAATAATATCAGTAATGCTAGCATTACTAGTAAAAGATATAAAAATTATTGCAGTTGATATAAATGAGAAAGCTCTTGAATTAGCAAAACAAAATGCAATAAAACATAATGTAGAAGAAAATATAGAGTTTAGACTAAGTAATTTATATGAAAATGTTACTGAAACAAATATTGATTTAGTGATTTCAAATCCACCTTATATAGCAGATGATTATGAATTACCAAAAAATGTAAGTTATGAACCATCAAATGCTTTATTTGGAGGGAATATTGGTGATGAGTTACTCAAAAATATAATAAAAGATACAAATGAACGAAATATTGAATATTTATTATGTGAAATGGGATTTGATCAAAAAATACCATTAACAAAATATTTAGAAAATTTCAACACAAAGAGTTTTACATTCTATCAAGACTATGAAAAGTTTGATAGAGGGTTTACAATACAATTTAATAAATAA
- a CDS encoding M3 family metallopeptidase, which translates to MFKEFNLEKLTDSKVLLEKLLEQSKNEILKLMEIENKTYENFVMPYEEIGEGINDFVTPIFHIDSVKNSEITGKVYQECLPVISKYETWISQNDNIYKALKDIQSNYKTTLNGIQNKVLENEIRDFKLSGSHLDKDKKKRLEEINLTLSEISHKFSQNLLDATNDYEMIIENKEDVKEIPVSDLELAAFEEDGITKYKFTLQIPSYMAYITYGTSREKREELYKAYCTRAPENGKVIEKILSLKNEKVKILGFKSYSEYSLQTKMASKEEEVITFLEELGHKGKAKAIEEIEELKQLAAKDGINDFRSSDMAYYSEKLKKAKYDLDEEYYRPYFEQKSVLTGFFEFLHQMFDVKFVEVNAQAWDEKVKVYNLLTNDKEIGRIYIDLEARKDKRGGAWMNNWHSHYINAKGDKKLPTAFIVCNFPQSTKTTPSLLRHSDVVTLFHEMGHALHHLLSDISEPYVSGISGVAWDTVEFPSQFLEYFSYDKDVLKLFAKHYKTKEVLDDEAINRIIKAKNFQSSLALVRQVEFALFDFKLYQDLYKSEKEVQDLLDSIRAEFAAMIPPSYNKFQNGFSHIFAGGYSAGYYSYKWAEVLSADAFYMFIDSKNIFNKELAMKYKETILSKGGSANMDELFYNFAQRKPSVDSLLKIDGIIS; encoded by the coding sequence ATGTTTAAAGAATTTAATTTAGAAAAATTAACAGATTCAAAAGTGTTACTAGAAAAGTTATTAGAACAATCTAAGAATGAAATATTAAAATTAATGGAAATAGAAAATAAAACTTATGAAAATTTTGTTATGCCATATGAAGAAATAGGGGAGGGTATAAATGATTTTGTAACTCCAATTTTTCATATAGATTCAGTTAAGAATTCTGAAATTACTGGAAAAGTTTATCAAGAATGTCTTCCTGTTATTTCAAAATATGAGACTTGGATATCACAAAATGATAATATTTATAAGGCTTTAAAAGATATACAGTCTAACTATAAAACTACTTTAAATGGTATACAAAATAAAGTATTAGAAAATGAAATTAGAGATTTTAAACTTTCTGGTTCACACTTAGATAAGGATAAAAAGAAAAGATTAGAAGAAATAAATTTAACATTGAGTGAAATATCTCATAAGTTCTCACAAAATCTTCTTGATGCTACCAATGATTATGAAATGATTATTGAAAATAAAGAAGATGTTAAAGAAATACCTGTTTCTGATTTAGAACTTGCAGCATTTGAAGAAGATGGAATTACTAAATATAAATTTACTTTACAAATACCTTCTTATATGGCTTATATTACATATGGTACATCTAGAGAGAAAAGAGAAGAGTTATACAAAGCGTATTGTACCAGAGCACCTGAAAATGGAAAAGTAATTGAGAAAATTCTAAGTTTAAAAAATGAAAAAGTTAAAATCTTAGGTTTTAAATCTTACTCAGAATATTCGTTACAAACTAAAATGGCTTCAAAAGAAGAAGAAGTTATAACTTTCTTAGAAGAATTAGGTCATAAAGGTAAAGCAAAAGCAATTGAAGAAATAGAAGAATTAAAACAACTTGCAGCTAAAGATGGTATTAATGACTTTAGATCTTCAGATATGGCTTATTATTCAGAGAAACTAAAAAAAGCTAAATATGATTTAGATGAAGAATATTATAGACCTTATTTTGAACAAAAATCTGTTCTTACTGGTTTCTTTGAGTTCTTACACCAAATGTTTGATGTTAAATTTGTTGAAGTTAACGCTCAAGCATGGGATGAAAAAGTAAAAGTTTATAACCTTTTAACTAATGATAAAGAAATTGGAAGAATATATATTGATTTAGAAGCTAGAAAAGACAAAAGAGGGGGTGCGTGGATGAATAACTGGCATTCTCACTATATTAATGCTAAGGGTGATAAAAAACTTCCTACAGCTTTTATTGTTTGTAATTTCCCACAATCAACAAAAACAACTCCATCTTTATTAAGACATTCTGATGTAGTTACGTTATTTCATGAGATGGGTCATGCTTTACATCATTTATTAAGTGATATAAGTGAGCCTTATGTTAGTGGGATTTCTGGTGTTGCTTGGGATACAGTTGAATTTCCATCACAATTCTTAGAATATTTTTCATATGATAAAGATGTTTTAAAACTTTTTGCTAAACATTATAAAACAAAAGAAGTATTAGATGATGAAGCAATCAACAGAATTATAAAAGCTAAAAACTTTCAATCATCATTAGCATTAGTTAGACAAGTTGAATTTGCATTGTTTGATTTTAAACTATATCAAGACTTATACAAAAGTGAAAAAGAAGTTCAAGATTTATTAGATAGTATTAGAGCTGAATTTGCAGCTATGATTCCTCCATCATATAATAAATTTCAAAATGGTTTTTCTCATATATTTGCAGGTGGATATTCAGCTGGGTATTATTCATATAAATGGGCTGAAGTACTAAGTGCTGATGCTTTCTATATGTTTATTGATTCTAAAAATATATTTAATAAAGAACTTGCTATGAAATATAAAGAGACTATATTATCAAAGGGTGGTTCTGCAAATATGGATGAATTATTCTACAATTTTGCACAAAGAAAGCCAAGTGTTGATTCTTTATTGAAAATTGATGGAATTATTAGCTAA
- a CDS encoding tyrosine-type recombinase/integrase, which yields MRYDLDFTNNFDKTLLFWIERFVRYKLTSLSNRQVNDKDKLALIIKKLIIGTSSIEELSILVKDARNIGLAGINTYFNPLVKFFNFLIDLGLASMKEIDEELLSDFLASSTSRLSDATKKNYRIALLGLFTYIDKQNETENGNSYMYKIELKNWGGLSGKSGTKLPSFMNKDEINKFLIAIDEYKFTEKTSYRNRLIIKMIIYTGIRVSEMLNLDLKDIYKEEDVYLLQIKGKGNKPRVVMIKANIIENDLNNWLKIRVCNDNDLLVCNQKGNRLSQSYVSRVVENILISAGIRKEKNGAHMLRHSFATLLYQKHHDLILVQEALGHADINTSRIYTHFDKNRLKATTNIMD from the coding sequence ATGAGATATGATCTAGATTTTACTAATAATTTTGATAAAACCTTATTATTCTGGATTGAGCGTTTTGTAAGATATAAATTAACATCATTATCAAATAGACAAGTTAATGATAAAGATAAACTTGCACTTATTATAAAAAAGTTAATAATTGGAACTTCTTCAATTGAAGAATTATCAATATTAGTAAAAGATGCTAGAAATATTGGTTTAGCTGGAATTAATACATATTTTAATCCTTTAGTAAAATTCTTTAACTTTTTAATAGATTTAGGCTTAGCTTCTATGAAAGAAATTGATGAAGAATTACTAAGTGATTTTTTAGCTTCAAGCACTAGTAGATTATCAGATGCTACAAAGAAAAATTATAGAATCGCCCTACTTGGACTTTTTACTTATATTGATAAACAAAATGAAACAGAAAATGGTAATTCATATATGTATAAGATTGAGTTGAAAAACTGGGGTGGTCTATCTGGGAAATCTGGTACAAAACTACCCTCTTTTATGAATAAAGATGAAATCAATAAGTTCTTAATTGCAATAGATGAATATAAGTTTACAGAAAAGACATCATATAGAAATAGACTAATTATAAAAATGATAATTTATACAGGTATTCGTGTATCTGAAATGTTAAATTTAGATTTAAAAGATATTTATAAAGAAGAAGATGTTTATTTATTACAAATAAAAGGAAAAGGTAATAAACCAAGAGTTGTTATGATTAAAGCAAATATCATAGAAAATGATTTAAATAACTGGCTTAAAATAAGAGTATGCAATGATAATGATTTATTAGTTTGTAATCAAAAAGGCAATAGATTAAGTCAAAGCTATGTTAGTCGTGTAGTTGAAAATATTTTAATTAGTGCAGGTATTAGAAAAGAAAAAAATGGTGCTCATATGCTACGACACTCTTTTGCAACTCTTTTATACCAAAAACATCATGACTTGATTTTGGTTCAAGAAGCATTAGGTCATGCAGATATTAATACATCTAGAATATATACACACTTTGATAAAAATAGATTAAAAGCCACTACAAATATAATGGATTAA
- a CDS encoding tyrosine-type recombinase/integrase, with translation MKYPLDCEASFKNTYLFWLSRFIRNKITGLSNRQVNNKERLAQILQELILGFDSIKELKLVVKEVRNIGINSIHVYYIPLEKLYTFLINYGAASMKEIDEELLSDFLATETSTLSDATKKNYRIALITFFNYLDKQNEAENGNVYRYGIELKNWGGLSGKSGTKLPSFMQKDEVSTFIQAIESYPFSSKIAARNRLMIKIILYTGIRVSEAINIDLKDFNKDGNAYIIQVRGKGNKPRVVMIKEEIIRKDLKEWNEVKSSSNNLLLCNQKGNPLSQAYISSIVEKILLSVGIRKEKNGAHMLRHTFATMLYQKSKDLILVQESLGHADINTSRIYTHFDKDRLKQTTDIF, from the coding sequence TTGAAATACCCATTAGACTGTGAAGCTTCATTTAAAAATACATACTTGTTTTGGTTATCAAGGTTTATTAGAAATAAAATTACAGGTTTATCAAATAGACAAGTTAACAATAAAGAACGTTTAGCTCAAATACTTCAAGAACTAATATTAGGTTTTGATTCAATTAAGGAATTGAAACTTGTAGTTAAGGAAGTTAGAAATATAGGAATTAATAGTATTCATGTATATTATATACCACTTGAAAAATTATATACTTTTTTAATTAATTATGGTGCTGCATCTATGAAAGAAATTGATGAAGAATTACTAAGTGATTTTTTAGCTACTGAAACAAGTACATTATCAGATGCTACAAAGAAAAACTATAGAATTGCTTTAATTACCTTTTTTAATTACTTAGATAAACAAAATGAAGCAGAAAATGGAAATGTCTATAGATATGGAATTGAATTAAAAAATTGGGGTGGTCTATCTGGGAAATCTGGTACAAAACTACCCTCTTTTATGCAAAAAGATGAAGTTAGTACTTTTATACAAGCAATTGAATCTTATCCCTTTAGTTCAAAAATAGCTGCAAGAAATAGACTTATGATAAAAATAATTCTATACACAGGAATAAGAGTTAGCGAAGCAATAAATATTGATTTAAAAGATTTTAATAAAGATGGCAATGCTTATATTATACAAGTTAGAGGAAAAGGAAATAAGCCTAGAGTTGTTATGATTAAAGAAGAAATTATTAGAAAAGATTTAAAAGAATGGAATGAAGTTAAATCTTCTTCTAATAATTTACTTTTATGTAATCAAAAAGGTAATCCTCTAAGCCAAGCTTATATTAGTAGTATAGTAGAAAAAATACTTTTAAGTGTTGGAATAAGAAAAGAAAAAAATGGTGCTCATATGTTAAGACATACTTTTGCTACAATGCTTTATCAAAAAAGTAAAGATTTAATATTAGTTCAAGAATCATTAGGACATGCAGATATTAATACATCTAGAATATATACACATTTTGATAAAGATAGATTAAAACAAACTACAGATATTTTTTAA
- the cheB gene encoding chemotaxis-specific protein-glutamate methyltransferase CheB, whose translation MYTVLVIDDSASMRRILKDMINDIDEFEVISSAVDAFDAREKIKQYEPDMVTIDINMPKMNGVVFLRNLMRLHPMPAVIISGEGVRGNDIFDDGAVGFIPKPEAKESMISFHKRIKETLLSLTFLLKRYTLKKPKALIQKKSTIQEIEYKIHPDDVIPSRPIKGKGDKIIAMGSSTGGVEALLKIFLELPSQLPPILIVQHIPYGFSNSLAHRLNDNSEVIVNEAKDGMILEKGHAYLAPGNMHLTIEKARLGYRIKLLDTKKVSQHKPSVDVLYRSVNNVIGSSAMAIIMTGMGDDGMIAMKNMFDNNVYTIAQDEKSCVVFGMPAKAIKIGAVKDIIPLDKIAQNIIHYSEGKKV comes from the coding sequence GTGTATACAGTTTTAGTTATTGATGATTCAGCTTCAATGAGACGAATCTTAAAAGATATGATTAATGATATAGATGAGTTTGAAGTTATATCAAGTGCTGTAGATGCTTTTGATGCTAGAGAAAAAATAAAGCAATATGAACCTGATATGGTAACTATTGATATAAATATGCCTAAAATGAATGGTGTTGTTTTTTTAAGAAACTTAATGAGACTTCATCCAATGCCTGCTGTTATTATTTCAGGAGAGGGCGTACGTGGCAATGATATTTTTGATGATGGAGCAGTTGGTTTTATTCCAAAACCAGAAGCAAAAGAATCAATGATATCTTTTCACAAAAGAATAAAAGAAACTCTCTTAAGTTTAACTTTCTTACTTAAAAGATATACCTTGAAGAAACCTAAAGCTTTAATTCAAAAAAAAAGTACCATTCAGGAAATTGAATATAAAATTCATCCTGATGATGTTATTCCTTCTCGTCCAATAAAAGGGAAAGGAGATAAGATAATTGCAATGGGTTCTTCAACAGGTGGTGTTGAAGCTTTATTAAAAATTTTTTTAGAACTCCCTTCCCAATTACCTCCAATATTAATTGTTCAACATATTCCTTATGGTTTTTCAAATTCACTTGCTCATAGATTAAATGATAATTCAGAAGTAATTGTTAATGAAGCAAAAGATGGTATGATCTTAGAAAAAGGACATGCATATTTAGCTCCTGGTAATATGCATTTAACAATTGAAAAAGCAAGATTAGGATACAGAATTAAATTATTAGATACAAAAAAAGTTAGTCAGCATAAACCAAGTGTAGATGTTTTATATAGATCTGTAAATAATGTTATAGGATCAAGTGCAATGGCTATAATTATGACAGGTATGGGTGATGATGGAATGATAGCAATGAAAAATATGTTTGATAATAATGTTTATACAATTGCACAAGATGAAAAATCTTGTGTAGTATTTGGTATGCCAGCAAAAGCTATAAAAATAGGAGCAGTAAAAGATATTATTCCATTAGATAAAATTGCACAAAATATTATACATTATTCAGAAGGTAAAAAAGTTTAG
- a CDS encoding chemotaxis protein CheD — MIIIGHKDGSIEKTSAIRYTQKTKGFFTHTVIGGEFAVGNDIEEIAFKTLLGSCVAIMFFDKVNKIKGMNHFLLPTTDNNNDDMKYGLYSVEAMLNEMYKLGCSKKNMVAKISGGADIMQINVSSESIGQRNVEFAKDFCRSEGFTLISEHTRGEHGRLILLANDFKTFIKVTQKSETDSKIVSEEKSLQKEITKAPVIKEYVGAVDLFGIEKEEAQMEIELF, encoded by the coding sequence TTGATTATAATCGGACATAAAGATGGAAGTATTGAAAAAACTTCTGCTATAAGATATACACAAAAAACAAAAGGTTTCTTTACTCACACAGTAATTGGTGGAGAATTTGCAGTTGGAAATGATATTGAAGAAATTGCTTTTAAAACTTTGTTAGGATCTTGTGTTGCCATTATGTTTTTTGATAAAGTTAATAAAATTAAAGGGATGAATCACTTTTTACTTCCTACAACAGATAATAACAATGATGATATGAAATATGGATTGTATTCTGTTGAAGCAATGCTTAATGAAATGTATAAATTAGGATGTAGCAAAAAAAATATGGTTGCAAAAATATCTGGTGGTGCTGATATTATGCAGATTAATGTTTCATCTGAATCTATTGGACAAAGAAATGTGGAATTTGCAAAAGACTTTTGTAGATCAGAAGGTTTTACCTTAATAAGTGAACATACACGAGGAGAACATGGTAGATTGATCTTACTTGCTAATGATTTTAAAACATTTATTAAAGTTACACAAAAAAGTGAAACAGATAGTAAAATTGTATCTGAAGAAAAATCTTTACAAAAAGAGATTACAAAAGCACCAGTTATCAAAGAATACGTTGGTGCAGTTGATTTATTCGGAATTGAAAAGGAAGAAGCTCAAATGGAAATTGAACTTTTTTAG
- a CDS encoding CheR family methyltransferase produces MSYSTDDIHKKVKKLLYALTGITLADNKDIMISNRIDKLKRDSKYQGNIEDLLKLIENGSYVTEFINSFTTNKTHFFREDFHFLDLKNRALPNLAKSGNKINMYCSASSTGEEPYSMAMTVLEVQDKIGKRLNASIIATDIDTNVLQYAANGVYRYSKSSKEFPSWIKPSKYFKRRIQRNLSGEEILIKVKDELRKMLSFEVMNLNDDSYPFAKNQFDIIFCRNVLIYFSSSDQNKILKRLFSYLKIGGTLYLGHSENPQDLVNYVKRVGQNIFIKEKEIF; encoded by the coding sequence ATGAGTTACTCTACAGATGATATTCATAAAAAAGTAAAAAAACTTCTGTATGCATTAACTGGTATTACTCTTGCAGATAATAAAGATATAATGATATCTAACAGAATTGATAAGTTAAAAAGAGATAGTAAATATCAAGGTAATATTGAAGATCTTCTTAAACTAATCGAAAATGGTTCATATGTTACTGAATTTATCAACTCTTTTACCACTAATAAAACTCATTTTTTTAGAGAAGATTTTCATTTTTTGGATTTAAAAAATAGAGCACTCCCAAATCTTGCTAAATCAGGAAATAAAATTAATATGTATTGCTCTGCTTCTTCTACAGGTGAAGAACCATATTCTATGGCAATGACAGTTTTAGAAGTACAAGATAAAATAGGAAAAAGACTAAATGCATCTATAATTGCTACAGATATTGATACAAATGTTTTACAATATGCTGCAAATGGAGTATATAGATATTCTAAATCTTCAAAGGAATTTCCATCTTGGATTAAACCTTCTAAATATTTTAAGCGGAGAATTCAAAGAAATTTATCAGGTGAAGAAATACTTATTAAAGTAAAAGATGAATTAAGAAAGATGTTATCTTTCGAGGTAATGAATTTAAATGATGATTCTTATCCTTTTGCAAAAAATCAATTTGATATTATTTTTTGTAGAAATGTTCTTATTTATTTTTCTTCTTCAGATCAAAATAAAATATTAAAAAGACTCTTTTCTTATTTAAAAATTGGAGGAACATTGTATTTAGGACACTCTGAGAATCCTCAAGATTTGGTTAATTATGTAAAAAGAGTAGGGCAAAATATTTTTATTAAAGAGAAGGAAATTTTTTGA
- a CDS encoding chemotaxis protein CheA, with protein sequence MSFDISKYREMFLEEAEELFESADNVLLEAENNGSLTDDEMGQLFRDVHTLKGSGASVELKLFAEFTHDVENMMDKLRNHKIVFIPEMAGTLIDALDVMKEILDLEVAENLDRETFTEMTSASLKEVRSYTNVTTVVKKEEPIVVKTLVVDDNDNFGFFDEELNNQKNNNSYGLFADDIDENQENFGFFDEELEEVANNYVETSLDNKDKENFGFFDDVPSLTPDAVMETNEIEEKKDTLIPSTTNNMTTPLDEESVQKPTSKVSREIKEKITKKASTNNNIRVNLDKIDLLMNNVGDLVITNAMLTQFSSTIEDTKTRNSVLERLELLERHIRDMQDSIMSIRMVPMESIYSKFPKVVRDISKKLGKKVEFKHFGDNVEIDKAMIEGLTDPLMHIIRNSLDHGLETQEERALTDKTNIGSIIISAEQANGQMIITIEDDGRGINVEKVALKALDQGQIDENQYNNMSDNEKAMLVFGAGVSTADEISEISGRGVGMDVVKTNIQKLGGDLKLDTTLGKGTTLTIMLPLTLAILDGLDIAVSDQKYILPLSSIVESLQPTSDMIKKIGDGTQDLLMLREEFIPVVRIHQLFGLKKSFENLEDGMLIVVKSGNTKVALSIDEFLNQHQVVVKPLDKNFRSVQGIGAATVRGDGSIGLILDVVGIINAQINIERNINKAKKAS encoded by the coding sequence ATGTCATTTGATATTTCCAAATATAGAGAAATGTTTTTAGAAGAAGCTGAAGAACTTTTTGAATCAGCTGATAATGTACTTTTAGAAGCAGAAAATAATGGCTCATTAACTGATGATGAAATGGGACAATTATTTAGAGATGTACATACATTAAAAGGTAGTGGTGCATCTGTAGAATTAAAACTTTTTGCAGAATTTACTCATGATGTTGAAAATATGATGGATAAATTAAGAAATCATAAAATTGTATTTATCCCAGAAATGGCAGGAACTTTAATTGATGCATTAGATGTAATGAAAGAGATTTTAGATTTAGAAGTTGCAGAAAACCTAGATAGAGAAACTTTTACTGAAATGACTAGTGCTTCATTAAAAGAAGTTCGTTCATATACAAATGTTACTACTGTTGTTAAAAAAGAAGAACCTATTGTAGTTAAAACATTAGTTGTTGATGATAATGATAATTTTGGTTTCTTTGATGAAGAATTAAATAATCAAAAAAATAATAACTCATATGGATTATTTGCAGATGATATAGATGAAAATCAAGAAAATTTTGGTTTCTTTGATGAAGAATTAGAAGAAGTAGCTAATAATTATGTTGAAACTTCTTTGGATAATAAAGATAAAGAGAATTTTGGTTTCTTTGATGATGTTCCATCTTTAACACCTGATGCAGTTATGGAAACTAATGAAATTGAAGAAAAGAAAGATACTTTAATTCCTAGTACTACAAATAATATGACTACTCCTTTAGATGAAGAAAGTGTTCAAAAACCAACAAGTAAAGTTTCTAGAGAAATAAAAGAAAAAATTACAAAAAAAGCATCAACAAATAATAATATTAGAGTAAATCTTGATAAAATTGATTTACTTATGAATAATGTAGGAGATTTAGTTATTACTAATGCAATGCTTACACAATTTTCATCAACTATAGAAGATACAAAAACAAGAAATTCTGTACTTGAAAGATTAGAATTATTGGAAAGACATATTCGAGATATGCAAGATTCTATTATGAGTATACGTATGGTTCCTATGGAATCAATCTATTCAAAATTTCCAAAAGTTGTAAGAGATATTTCAAAAAAACTTGGTAAGAAAGTAGAATTTAAACATTTTGGAGATAATGTTGAAATTGATAAAGCAATGATTGAAGGTTTAACAGATCCATTAATGCATATTATTAGAAATTCACTTGATCATGGTTTAGAAACACAAGAAGAAAGGGCATTAACAGATAAAACTAATATTGGCTCTATTATCATTTCAGCAGAACAGGCAAATGGTCAAATGATTATTACAATAGAAGATGATGGACGAGGAATTAATGTAGAAAAAGTTGCATTAAAGGCTTTAGATCAAGGACAAATTGATGAAAATCAATATAATAATATGAGTGATAATGAAAAAGCAATGCTTGTATTTGGTGCTGGAGTATCAACTGCAGATGAGATTTCAGAAATTTCAGGAAGGGGTGTTGGTATGGATGTTGTTAAAACTAATATTCAAAAACTAGGTGGTGATCTTAAGTTAGATACAACCTTAGGTAAGGGGACTACTCTTACAATAATGTTACCTTTAACATTAGCAATACTTGATGGTTTAGATATCGCCGTTAGTGATCAAAAATATATTTTGCCTTTATCTTCGATTGTTGAATCATTGCAACCAACTTCAGATATGATTAAAAAAATTGGTGATGGGACACAAGATTTATTAATGTTAAGAGAAGAATTCATTCCTGTAGTACGCATACATCAACTATTTGGATTAAAGAAAAGTTTTGAAAATTTAGAAGATGGAATGCTTATTGTCGTGAAATCAGGTAATACAAAAGTTGCATTATCAATTGATGAATTTTTAAATCAACATCAAGTTGTGGTAAAACCATTAGATAAAAACTTTAGATCTGTTCAAGGTATTGGTGCTGCAACAGTAAGAGGTGATGGTAGTATCGGATTAATTTTAGATGTAGTTGGTATTATTAATGCTCAAATTAACATTGAAAGAAATATAAATAAGGCAAAAAAAGCTTCATAA